ATTTCCCAACTTTTTTAGTGTCGTAGGTATAGGGTTCGCCCTCGATTTCCAGTTTTTTATAACCCAGCCCGGCAATTCGTTCTATTGTGGTTTCAATAGGTTCAGAGCGCATCCAGCTATGTATAGAAAGTTCCATAATGTATTATTATTTAAGGATTACCGCTTCAATATAGTTTTTTCAAATCATACATCTTAATTCTTTAAACCAACAGGTATTCTGGGGACTATCCGGTTATCATGATTTTCGACCAAATATATCTATCCTCAAATTCGTTGATAACATTGAAGTTCTATATTACAATGTAAAAATACATTTGAGACCGACTTCTTATCAACTAAAAAAATGGATTGTTATGAGTGATGAAAAGAAAAATAAACCGGATAAGCAGGATAAAAAGAAAGAAAAAAATAAGTTAGACAAAGAACTCAGACAAACCTTTCCGGCCAGTGATCCACCTTCTCACTCCCGGCCCGGCCACGAACGATCGGAATCGGAGGGGGACAAATCTTAACCAGCCCATTTTGCATATAGAGCCTCCTTAGCTTTCAGACTGATCGGTCGAACTTTTCGCCACTGATTTTATTACCATCCGGAAGATCAGGGGGGCTCTTTCTGCTCTGCAAAAATGAGTACCTTACGGTGAACAGTTGTTTGATTTGATATAAATCGATTTTTTCACCGAAAAGACCTCCTCCTTTCAACTCACCAATTCAATCAAGCCGATTTCATCGCGGCAAACCGGGCCTGAAATCCCGTGACTTTTCTCATCGAAAACAGATCCAATACTACCAATCCATTGCACCCAGTATTCCCTATCTACTTTCAAACTACCTGAGCCCCCGGTTTGCTTGCAACCCTGGCCCTACTGCCTTATCAGGATTCTCATCCCATTTAAGAAGAGATGAGATTTATCTCAAAAAAAATACGCTTACCACTACTGAAGGCGGCATAACTCAAATTTGCTGTTCCACTATGATGTCAGATAAAGACATTTAGGAATATTTAATAAAACTTCCATCACAACCGATATCTAAATAAAACGATCTAATAAATTCTGTTTACTATGGAAAATATGTATCTGGCTACTTTCTCAAAAGTTGTTCTAATTGTATCCGCACTTCTGTTAAGTTTGCACAGCAGTCAATTGTTTGCCCAAACCACCGAGGCCATTCAAACGATTTCGCACCAGGGTGTTCTTGTAAATGAATCAGGTGAACCTGTAGATGACGGAGCCTATATCTTTACATTCAGAATCTATGATACGGATACAGAAGGAGACCACCTTTGGAGAGAAACGCAGGTTCTTCAGGTACAAAACGGTGTTTTCAATGCTCAGCTTGGCACCGAAGATCAATTAGATATTCCATTTGATCGGCCTTACTGGCTGGGGATTGAAATTGATGGAGGCGAGCAACTTGCACCACGAATGCCGTTAAGCGCAGCCCCTTATGCCCTCCATGCGTATTCTGTGGCTGACGGATCCGTAAACGGTGCTTCACTTGCTGATGATGCCCTGATTGAGGGTGATAATATATCCATTGAACGAAATTCAGATGGTGATTTTGTCGTCTCTGCAATAACGCCCGATGGCGGCCTTACATCCATAACTGTTGATTCCACCATGATTGGCGACGGCACCAGTGATCAACCGCTTGGCATCAACCTGCCGGATGGATACCTGACCGGAAACCTGATCGCGAACCAGGCCATAACGGGATTGAAAATCGATGAAAATACCTTGATAGAGGGAGATAACATCTCGATTGAACGAGATCAGGATGGCAACTTTGTGCTAACTGCCGAAACGCCCGATGGCGGCCTCACTTCCGTTTCTGTTGATTCCACCATGATCGGTGACGGCACCAGTGACCAACCGCTTGGCATCAGCCTGCCGGATAACTACATATCCGGCAATCAGCTCAAAGATGACATTTCGATTGAAACATCCGGAAGTATTCAGACTGAAAGTACTATATCGTCACAAGAAGGAATTTTTGCCGAACGGTTTTTTGTAAATCCTGAGGGAAATGGGCAATTCTCTTACCTGGTTTTTCGCAACAACACACATACTGCTAATCCGCGTATGTATCATAGCTCAATCGATAACAGAATCCATTTTTCTGATATTGATGGAATTCGGGTACATGGCGAGCATCGGGTGCAGGACAAAATATATGCTGATGGTGGAATAGATGTTACCGGAAATCTGAATCTTGATGGACAAATCAACACAACCGGACATTTATTAATTAATACTGATGCGTCATCTAACATTGCGTATGTCATATTCCGTGGCACGGGACCTGCCGGAAACCCAAGATTATTTCATCGCGAAGATCATGATCGTATAGCATTTTCCGGTATGGGTGAGGTGGCAATAGATGGTGATTTGATGGTTACTGGTGCTAAGAATTTTATCCACCCTCATCCGCACGATCCCTCGAAACAGATTCGATACACTTCTCTTGAGGCAGGTGAATCTGGTGTTTACTGGCGTGGTTCAGCCGCAACCCAAAATGGCAGGGCTGTCATCGAACTCCCGGAACATTTCACACTGGTTACTCATGAAGAGAACCTTACCGCTACTATCACGCCTGTAGGTAGTTGGGCACCACTCTATGTTGAAGAGGTTTCCAATACAACACTTGTAGTTGCCCTGGAATATCGCTTTGGAGACCTCGACACAGAGTTTGATTTTGTGGTTTACGGTGTTAGGGACGGATTTGAAGACTACCAGGTCCTTGAAGAGAGATCAATGGAATTGATGGATTAAACCCCTATTAAATCTAAATGAATTCGGGAAAATAAATTTTCAGAATTAGTTTTAAAACCACCAAAAATGAAAAAGCTATTTACAACTCTCGGTACGGCAGCACTATTGATTCTTTTTTTCCAGACTGAAAAAGTTATCGCACAACAGTATCAAATTAAAAGCTGGTCTGTGGGAACCGGTTTTGCCGAGTCCGGCAATCAGCAGTTTACGGTTCGGCATACAAACGCACAGCCGCTGGCCGGACTCCAGGATAGTCAATCCTGGTCGCTTCAAAGCGGATTTCACTATATAAGCGCTCCTCCTGCACTATCAACATCTTCCGAAATCATACCGGATGAGCTTCCTGCTCACTACTCACTCGGGCAGAACTACCCAAATCCATTTAACCCGACAACACAGATCCGGTTTGGGCTGCCTTCATCATCAGAGGTCAGTCTTGAAGTATTTGATCTTATTGGACGACGGGTTGCTTTGCTGCTTCACGATGAGATCAAAACGGCAGGATATCACCATGTGCCATTTGATGCATCAGCACTGTCGAGCGGAATATATTTATATCGGATTCAGGCACGCAATACCGGGACTAACAGCGGCAGTTCCTTTGTGGAAACCAGAAAGATGACACTCATCAAATAGATCGGTGACAGACAGTTTATAATCTGTTTTTGCTGTCTGTTACATCTTCCACTGGGAGTATCAATGGGATCCGGATCCCCCTTTACTCTGGTAGCAATTGCAACATATCCACGCATGAAAAAACTTTATCGCCATCTGTAGGCAACAGTTTCTTGCCCCGTCAAAGCATCAATAGAAAGCACAGCTTCGAAATATCAGCGCTCAGATTTCATCACTTTGCAACCCAAATAAAAAAAGCTCCGATCTCTATTTAGAAATCGGAGCTTTTGTCTGTACACCCGACAGGATTTGAACCTGTAACCGCCTGATTCGTAGTCAGGTACTCTATCCAGTTGAGCTACGGGTGCATTTAAGTGGCAAGGTTCAGGGTGCAAGTGGTAGGTTAAACTTGTCTCCTGTATCTTGAACCCTGAGTCTTACCACTACTTTCAATAAAATAACAACAAATTATATATACGTAACGATTCTGTCGATGGCATCCCTTTGGGAGAACCTGTAACCGTCCCGACGCTTCGGGATACTCTATCCAGTTGAGCTACGGGTGCGTTTCAGTAAACAGTATACAGTGTGCCAGTGTACAGTTTTTACAGGGTGGCATGTACTATAATCTAAACACACTGTTTACTGTAGACTGAATACTGACACACTGAAAAAGTACGCCCGGAAGGATTTGAACCCTCAGCCTTCTGATCCGAAGTCAGACGCTCTATCCAGTTGAGCTACGGGCGCAGTTATTATCAGTAAATCAAAAATCATTTCTCACGCAGCAGATCAAGCCTTCTGATTCGAAGTCATCCCGAAGGATTTCGGGACAGTTGAGCTACGGGCGCATGTAAAAGAGACATGAGACATGAGACAATCTCATCAGATCTTGTGTCTCACAATCTAACGTCTCATTGTTCAGTATGTCAAGATTTTAAAATAACGATTTTCTGCTCATGCATTTCATATCTCAGCAAGAACAGATAAGGTAAGGAATTATGCAGAAATAGTACAAGCCTGATGAATAACTTTATAGCAGGAGCGATATACCCAAACGGGATACCTGGCTTGGAAACAGGAAAATGTGAGTCAGTGACCACTGAGTACATCACTCTTCTCCATAAGTT
This portion of the Rhodohalobacter sp. SW132 genome encodes:
- a CDS encoding T9SS type A sorting domain-containing protein, whose translation is MKKLFTTLGTAALLILFFQTEKVIAQQYQIKSWSVGTGFAESGNQQFTVRHTNAQPLAGLQDSQSWSLQSGFHYISAPPALSTSSEIIPDELPAHYSLGQNYPNPFNPTTQIRFGLPSSSEVSLEVFDLIGRRVALLLHDEIKTAGYHHVPFDASALSSGIYLYRIQARNTGTNSGSSFVETRKMTLIK